One window of the Gambusia affinis linkage group LG13, SWU_Gaff_1.0, whole genome shotgun sequence genome contains the following:
- the c1d gene encoding nuclear nucleic acid-binding protein C1D translates to MAAGAATATEDYPQEIDEQLTTFDSSVNAVKTMLEKLMSMSRNDLMQTLDPLEQAKLDLMSVYTLNSLFWMYLVTKGINPREHGIKQELERIKTYMNRVKEITDKKKAARLDKGAASRFLRNALFDPDDKELKKAATKKPVDAPSEAPQRKRPKQS, encoded by the exons atgGCAGCGGGAGCGGCAACGGCAACCGAGGACTACCCGCAGGAGATAGACGAACAGCTGACCACGTTCGATTCCTCGGTGAATGCGGTGAAAACCATGCTGGAGAAGCTGATGTCCATGTCCAGAAACGACCTGATGCAGACG CTGGATCCTTTGGAGCAAGCCAAGCTGGACCTGATGTCTGTCTATACTCTTAATTCATTGTTCTGGA TGTATCTGGTGACAAAGGGAATCAATCCAAGAGAACATGGAATCAAGCAGGAGCTG GAGCGCATAAAGACTTACATGAACAGAGTCAAAGAGATCACCGACAAGAAGAAAGCGGCGCGGCTAGACAAGGGAGCCGCTTCACGTTTCTTGAGGAACGCCCTTTTTGATCCAGACGACAAAGAGTTGAAAAAAGCTGCGACCAAGAAGCCAGTGGATGCTCCCTCTGAAGCGCCACAGAGAAAACGCCCCAAACAGAGCTGA